In Hydra vulgaris chromosome 06, alternate assembly HydraT2T_AEP, a genomic segment contains:
- the LOC136081297 gene encoding zinc finger MYM-type protein 5-like, with protein MDEDELHSEISEIPVASEENFQHRDPATWPKITDKTRCFLIEHRSEQDRREFFPNTLCDFDNRMRHFSSKWYEKIHPNGKKSVRTWLQYSNKKDSLFCFCCLLFLTTKTNNFLEISKGFCDWKKPNPRIPEHENNNEHQRCYSDRKTLGKNLKEGKTLNSDL; from the coding sequence ATGGACGAGGATGAACTTCATTCAGAAATCTCAGAAATTCCAGTGGCCTCGGAAGAAAATTTTCAACATAGGGATCCAGCAACATGGCCTAAAATAACGGACAAAACAAGATGCTTTTTGATTGAGCATAGGTCAGAGCAAGACAGAAGAGAATTTTTCCCAAACACGCTGTGTGATTTTGACAACAGAATGCGACACTTCAGCTCAAAATGGTATGAAAAAATTCATCCCAATGGTAAAAAATCTGTTCGCACTTGGCTGCAGTACAGcaataaaaaagattctttattttgtttttgctgtttgttatttttaacaacaaaaaccaACAATTTCTTAGAAATTTCTAAAGGGTTTTGTGACTGGAAAAAACCAAACCCAAGAATTCCTGAGCATGAAAACAACAATGAACACCAAAGATGCTATTCTGATCGGAAAACTCTTGGAAAAAACCTCAAGGAAGGAAAGACCCTGAATTCTGATCTGTAG
- the LOC136081298 gene encoding zinc finger MYM-type protein 1-like, with product MSAVSSDFGYLSGHSLSKSLVDELKKKAANLSQIDKADLDSSDFQSEMASFKYQAAAMMDNFEKSSPIDILQLIYKYSLTDAYPNTLIAIRIFLTIPVTVATCERSFSKLKLIKHFMRSTIGQERLSSLAIISIENEVANNIDFDDVISEFASKKARKVALN from the coding sequence ATGTCTGCTGTATCCTCTGATTTTGGCTACCTCAGTGGGCATTCACTCTCTAAAAGTTTAGTGGATGAACTCAAGAAAAAAGCTGCAAATTTATCTCAAATTGACAAGGCAGATTTAGACTCTTCCGATTTCCAATCAGAAATGGCAAGCTTTAAATATCAAGCTGCCGCAATGATGGACAACTTTGAAAAATCTAGCCCGATCGACATTTTGCAgctcatttataaatattctttgaCCGATGCTTATCCCAACACATTAATTGCTATTCGCATCTTCCTCACCATACCAGTCACAGTTGCTACGTGTGAGAGAAGTTTCAGTAAACTTAAGCTCATAAAACACTTTATGAGGTCAACAATTGGCCAAGAACGTTTGTCTAGTTTGGCTATAATTTCAATTGAAAATGAAGTGGCAAACAACATTGATTTTGATGATGTCATTAGTGAATTTGCCTCAAAAAAAGCCAGAAAAGTGGCATTGAACTAA
- the LOC100203957 gene encoding jun dimerization protein 2 isoform X1 produces the protein MVMACLLDTPIMEENIPIQEIDHFLAEMASLDDDPLWDIDGYSAGSWHTDSDEDLSDKKFEIYENSINEESVNLELSKEISSETSDMSDILSFYTADMPISHLLITKKKKKSSRVRQKNETQILPKRERNKLAARRCRKKQKDRIEVLEKEVESIEHDNHEVLKEILALQSQLEELQQLLISHSCVVKEKL, from the exons ATGGTTATGGCATGCCTACTCGACACTCCA ATCATGGAAGAAAATATACCAATTCAAGAAATTGATCATTTCCTTGCTGAAATGGCATCTTTAGATGACGATCCTTTATGGGATATAGATGGATACTCAGCTGGTTCATGGCATACTGATTCTGATGAAGACTTgagtgataaaaaatttgagatCTATGAAAATAGCATAAATGAAGAATCAGTGAATCTAGAATTAAGTAAAGAGATATCTTCTGAAACTTCAGATATGTCAGATATACTTTCTTTTTATACAGCTGACATGCCAATCTCACATTTACTTATAACG aaaaaaaaaaaaaagtcgtcACGAGTACGACAGAAAAACGAAACTCAGATATTACCAAAACGAGAACGTAACAAGTTGGCTGCTAGAAGatgtagaaaaaaacaaaaagatcgAATAGAAGTCCTAGAAAag GAAGTTGAAAGCATTGAACACGACAACCATGAAGTGTTGAAGGAGATATTAGCCTTACAAAGTCAGTTGGAAGAACTCCAACAGTTATTAATAAGTCATAGTTGTGTAGTGAAAGAAAAATTGTAA